The following coding sequences lie in one Pontibacter sp. G13 genomic window:
- a CDS encoding TetR/AcrR family transcriptional regulator produces MKTRDKILACALELFNKQGIATVSSRNISDQLGISYGNLCYHFPKKDDIILALFQQMQEELNREVSNLQAEIFRFDFMVRSLRRMMVVVYQYKFIYLDLTNICRKFPDIAKSARAQNKNRMMICRGIYAFLSKEGYLKAERAENHYDRLVESVLLMLNFWLMDAEIYYEGKEEDKIDHYLELIYRQISASMTIQGSEAFMEVYNNPEWLRAPNPNP; encoded by the coding sequence ATGAAGACCCGAGACAAAATATTGGCATGTGCGCTGGAATTGTTCAACAAACAAGGGATTGCCACAGTATCTAGTCGGAACATCAGTGATCAGCTGGGAATCAGCTACGGCAACCTGTGCTATCATTTTCCCAAAAAGGACGATATCATCCTCGCCCTTTTCCAGCAAATGCAAGAAGAACTCAACCGGGAGGTATCCAATCTCCAGGCGGAGATCTTTCGATTCGATTTTATGGTGCGAAGCCTACGCAGAATGATGGTGGTGGTTTATCAATACAAATTTATCTACCTCGACCTGACCAATATCTGCCGTAAGTTTCCGGATATCGCCAAATCGGCCCGTGCCCAGAACAAGAACCGAATGATGATTTGCCGCGGAATTTATGCGTTCCTATCAAAGGAAGGCTACCTCAAGGCGGAACGAGCAGAAAATCATTACGACCGATTGGTGGAGAGTGTCCTGTTGATGCTCAACTTTTGGTTGATGGATGCTGAGATATACTATGAGGGGAAGGAAGAAGACAAGATTGACCACTATCTGGAATTGATTTATCGCCAGATCAGCGCCTCGATGACCATTCAAGGTTCCGAGGCATTTATGGAGGTCTACAACAATCCCGAATGGTTGCGGGCACCCAATCCCAATCCATAA